The following coding sequences lie in one Lolium perenne isolate Kyuss_39 chromosome 2, Kyuss_2.0, whole genome shotgun sequence genomic window:
- the LOC127335817 gene encoding uncharacterized protein — translation MALTRCIPILLLVAMTASAGASEDRANSFVAKCYPQPTPMSDGGSAFRENLLDLLKALPSAAAPTGFASLQTGGVAVADRALVRGLCFGDSVPKRCRRCLSNARKKITRKCGDASRRAGFWDRRCFLGYADGANSSAGLDDDFSTVFFSGDAIPIPDTVSVQNLVALAQSLAPGAAKGSVVTADATTPASKGDATAGNRTVRVLAQCARDRAAADCVGCLREASLMMAKTWEADGGAHGRVAAVVGSNCYLRFQISTPRLPLIQKIRRMLKDNLVLTVCVAVMIVVVVCAVIVFLCVWTIRNNRCNAVLEAMSAADDD, via the exons ATGGCGCTGACCCGCTGCATCCCCATTCTCCTCCTAGTCGCCATGACGGCGTCCGCCGGTGCCTCTGAGGACCGAGCCAACTCCTTCGTGGCCAAGTGCTACCCGCAGCCGACGCCCATGTCGGACGGCGGCAGCGCGTTCCGCGAGAACCTCCTCGACCTCCTGAAAGCCCTCCCCTCGGCTGCAGCGCCGACGGGCTTCGCCTCCCTGCAGACCGGGGGCGTGGCCGTCGCCGACCGCGCGTTGGTTCGCggcctctgcttcggcgactccgtacCTAAGCGGTGCCGCCGCTGCCTGTCCAACGCCCGCAAGAAGATCACCAGGAAATGCGGCGACGCGAGCCGGCGCGCAGGCTTCTGGGACCGGCGCTGCTTCCTGGGCTATGCAGACGGCGCCAACTCCTCTGCCGGCTTGGACGACGACTTTAGCACGGTGTTCTTCTCCGGCGACGCCATCCCGATCCCCGACACCGTCAGCGTGCAGAATCTTGTGGCGCTGGCGCAGTCCCTGGCCCCGGGAGCCGCGAAGGGTTCGGTGGTCACGGCCGACGCGACCACTCCGGCGAGCAAAGGTGACGCTACAGCTGGAAACCGCACGGTGCGTGTGCTGGCGCAGTGCGCGAGGGACCGCGCCGCGGCGGACTGCGTGGGTTGCCTGCGGGAGGCGTCGCTAATGATGGCAAAGACCTGGGAGGCTGACGGCGGCGCGCATGGACGTGTCGCCGCGGTCGTCGGCTCGAACTGCTACCTGCGCTTCCagatatcgactccacggctgcctCTGATACAGAAGATCA GGAGGATGCTAAAGGATAATCTCGTGCTTACCGTGTGCGTTGCCGTGATGATCGTCGTGGTCGTTTGCGCGGTGATTGTTTTTCTCTGCGTTTGGACGATACGGAACAACAGGTGTAATGCAG TTCTGGAAGCCATGTCTGCAGCAGACGATGACTGA